A section of the Burkholderia mallei ATCC 23344 genome encodes:
- a CDS encoding sulfate ABC transporter substrate-binding protein, translated as MVKRNTGLAGGARRLIASLALGAAAALGALTPALADTTFLNVSYDPTRELYQDVNQAFGKEWKARTGETVNFKQSHGGSGAQARSVLDGLQADVVTLALAYDIDALANKGLVSKDWQKRLPDNASPYTSTIVFLVRKGNPKGIKDWDDLVKPGVSIVTPNPKTSGGARWNYLAAWAYAQHQPGGTAQTAKDFVTKLYRNAGVLDSGARGATTSFVQRGIGDVLIAWENEAFLSIKEFGADKFEIVVPSASILAEPPVAVVDKVVDKKGTRKLADAYLNFLYSRQGQEIAARNYYRPRSRDVPAALTKQFPKLKLYTVDDTFGGWTQAQKTHFADGGVFDSIYKPQ; from the coding sequence ATGGTCAAGCGCAACACGGGGCTGGCAGGCGGCGCGCGCCGTCTCATCGCATCATTGGCGCTCGGCGCGGCGGCGGCGCTCGGCGCGCTCACGCCGGCGCTCGCGGACACGACGTTCCTGAACGTTTCGTACGACCCGACGCGCGAGCTCTACCAGGACGTCAACCAGGCGTTCGGCAAGGAATGGAAGGCGAGGACGGGCGAGACGGTGAACTTCAAGCAGTCGCACGGCGGCTCGGGCGCGCAGGCGCGCTCGGTGCTCGACGGGCTGCAGGCCGACGTGGTCACGCTCGCGCTCGCGTACGACATCGACGCGCTCGCGAACAAGGGCCTCGTCAGCAAGGATTGGCAAAAGCGTCTGCCGGACAACGCGTCGCCGTACACGTCGACGATCGTGTTCCTCGTGAGGAAGGGCAATCCGAAGGGCATCAAGGATTGGGACGATCTCGTGAAGCCGGGCGTGTCGATCGTCACGCCGAACCCGAAAACCTCGGGCGGCGCGCGCTGGAACTACCTCGCCGCGTGGGCATACGCGCAGCACCAGCCGGGCGGCACGGCGCAGACGGCGAAGGATTTCGTCACGAAGCTGTACAGGAACGCGGGCGTGCTCGACTCGGGCGCGCGCGGCGCGACGACGAGCTTCGTGCAGCGCGGCATCGGCGACGTGCTGATCGCGTGGGAAAACGAGGCGTTCCTGTCGATCAAGGAATTCGGCGCCGACAAGTTCGAGATCGTCGTGCCGTCGGCGAGCATTCTCGCGGAGCCGCCGGTGGCGGTGGTCGACAAGGTGGTCGACAAGAAGGGCACGCGCAAGCTCGCCGACGCGTACCTGAACTTCCTGTACAGCAGGCAAGGGCAGGAGATCGCCGCGCGCAACTACTACCGGCCGCGCTCGCGGGACGTGCCGGCGGCGCTCACGAAGCAGTTCCCGAAGCTCAAGCTGTACACGGTCGACGACACGTTCGGCGGCTGGACCCAAGCGCAGAAGACGCATTTCGCCGACGGCGGCGTGTTCGATTCGATCTACAAGCCGCAGTGA
- the cysW gene encoding sulfate ABC transporter permease subunit CysW, giving the protein MSRDTARSRAGAARADAGPEFGARFGLESGLESGLESGDDARRAARAPARARRLDPVSEPRAVRWLLTGAALAFLALFLVVPLAAVFFEALRKGVDFYLESLADPDAWSAIKLTLVVAAIAVPLNLVFGVCASWAIAKFEFKGKAVLTTLIDLPFSVSPVISGLVYVLLFGAQGWLGPWLQAHDVQIIFAVPGIVLAAIFVTFPFVARELIPLMQAQGADEEEAARVLGASGWQIFRRVTLPNVKWGLLYGVILCNARAMGEFGAVSVVSGHIRGQTDTMPLHVEILYNEYNFAAAFAVASVLALLALVTLALKLFAERRLSAELAHGRDDASAPAAHPGAAVTSSIS; this is encoded by the coding sequence ATGAGCCGCGATACCGCTCGATCCCGCGCGGGCGCCGCGCGCGCCGACGCCGGCCCGGAATTCGGCGCTCGATTCGGCCTTGAATCCGGCCTTGAATCCGGCCTTGAATCCGGCGATGACGCGCGCCGCGCCGCGCGCGCCCCGGCGCGAGCGCGCCGGCTCGACCCCGTGAGCGAGCCGCGCGCGGTGCGCTGGCTGCTCACGGGCGCGGCGCTCGCGTTCCTCGCGCTCTTTCTCGTCGTGCCGCTCGCCGCGGTGTTCTTCGAGGCGCTGCGCAAGGGCGTCGATTTCTATCTCGAATCGCTCGCCGATCCGGACGCGTGGTCGGCGATCAAGCTCACGCTCGTCGTCGCCGCGATCGCCGTGCCGCTCAATCTCGTATTCGGCGTGTGCGCGTCGTGGGCGATCGCGAAGTTCGAGTTCAAGGGCAAGGCGGTGCTGACGACGCTCATCGATCTGCCGTTCTCGGTGTCGCCCGTGATCTCGGGCCTCGTCTACGTGCTGCTGTTCGGCGCGCAGGGCTGGCTCGGCCCGTGGCTGCAGGCGCATGACGTGCAGATCATCTTCGCCGTGCCGGGCATCGTGCTCGCGGCGATCTTCGTCACGTTCCCGTTCGTCGCGCGCGAGCTGATTCCGCTGATGCAGGCGCAGGGCGCCGACGAGGAGGAGGCCGCGCGCGTGCTCGGCGCATCCGGCTGGCAGATCTTCCGGCGCGTCACGCTGCCGAACGTGAAGTGGGGCCTGCTGTACGGCGTGATTCTCTGCAACGCGCGCGCGATGGGCGAGTTCGGCGCGGTGTCGGTGGTGTCGGGCCATATCCGCGGGCAGACCGACACGATGCCGCTGCACGTCGAGATTCTCTACAACGAGTACAACTTCGCGGCCGCGTTCGCGGTGGCGTCGGTACTCGCGCTGCTCGCGCTCGTCACGCTCGCGCTCAAGCTGTTCGCCGAGCGGCGGCTGTCCGCCGAACTCGCGCACGGGCGCGACGACGCGAGCGCCCCCGCCGCGCACCCGGGCGCCGCCGTCACTTCGTCGATTTCGTAA
- a CDS encoding DUF2939 domain-containing protein has product MNSIARPRGRFLKPVAIGIALIVVAAVALYAYASPYLALRQMKQAIDARDAQAISVHVDFPALRISLKQQLTDELMRRIDAQKRDNPLAILGAMIGSALVDPLVDAYATPDGVAALMSGLPPHARPGQRPPELNPPSDPASAAAAGTGAPPSNAGVPGSASGAAKQTASAAAASTSGASGTSGTPPGAPSATPGPSPQTSAGYRGFDEFVVTYRSDDGSARYAAVFRRSGIFGWKLSAIDLHDD; this is encoded by the coding sequence TTGAATTCCATCGCGCGCCCGCGAGGGCGTTTCCTGAAGCCGGTCGCGATCGGCATCGCGTTGATCGTTGTCGCGGCCGTTGCCTTGTATGCGTATGCATCGCCTTATCTCGCGCTCAGGCAGATGAAGCAGGCCATCGACGCGCGCGACGCACAGGCGATCAGCGTCCACGTCGATTTCCCCGCGCTGCGGATCAGCCTGAAACAGCAGTTGACCGACGAATTGATGCGTCGCATCGATGCGCAAAAGCGCGACAATCCGCTTGCGATCCTCGGCGCGATGATCGGCTCCGCGCTCGTCGATCCGCTCGTCGATGCGTATGCGACGCCCGACGGCGTCGCCGCGCTGATGAGCGGCCTGCCGCCGCACGCGCGGCCCGGGCAACGGCCGCCCGAGCTGAATCCGCCAAGCGATCCCGCGAGCGCGGCGGCAGCCGGCACTGGCGCACCGCCGAGCAACGCAGGCGTGCCCGGCTCGGCGAGCGGCGCGGCGAAGCAGACCGCATCTGCGGCCGCGGCGAGCACATCGGGCGCATCGGGCACATCAGGTACGCCGCCCGGCGCACCGAGCGCGACGCCCGGCCCGTCGCCGCAAACAAGCGCCGGCTATCGCGGTTTCGATGAATTCGTCGTTACGTATCGCAGCGACGACGGCAGCGCGCGCTATGCGGCGGTCTTTCGCCGCAGCGGGATCTTTGGCTGGAAGTTGTCGGCAATCGATTTGCACGACGATTGA
- a CDS encoding universal stress protein has product MASYKKILLCYDGTLEGRKALRCGADLALELKAETHLLSVVDMRSSIAQSAGLLTDVACSRFEETAREILQEGVNWLTERGVHAQGHFAFGYPIDEIANLATKLNVDLVVVGHRCRSGLSRWWMGAGNTQLLDRVSCSILVACASPAEQKAESAKEGAATIGH; this is encoded by the coding sequence ATGGCTAGCTACAAGAAGATTCTGCTGTGCTACGACGGCACGCTCGAAGGCCGAAAGGCGCTGCGATGCGGCGCCGACCTGGCGCTCGAACTGAAAGCGGAGACGCACCTGCTGTCGGTCGTCGACATGCGCTCGAGCATTGCGCAAAGCGCGGGCCTGTTGACCGACGTCGCGTGCAGCCGCTTCGAGGAAACCGCGCGGGAGATCCTGCAGGAGGGCGTCAACTGGCTGACCGAGCGCGGCGTGCACGCACAGGGGCATTTTGCGTTCGGCTACCCGATCGACGAGATCGCGAATCTTGCGACGAAGCTGAACGTCGATCTCGTCGTGGTCGGCCATCGTTGCCGCAGCGGCTTGTCGCGCTGGTGGATGGGGGCCGGCAATACGCAATTGCTCGACCGGGTGTCGTGCAGCATTCTGGTGGCGTGTGCTTCGCCGGCCGAACAGAAAGCGGAAAGCGCGAAAGAGGGAGCCGCGACGATCGGACACTGA
- a CDS encoding sodium:proton symporter, with amino-acid sequence MTVWIDSDLYFYTVSREIQALLEVRRYRGDSAAIRLRRSDASDAIVVGRGLFTTFEY; translated from the coding sequence ATGACTGTATGGATAGACAGTGATCTGTATTTTTATACAGTATCGCGGGAAATTCAAGCGTTACTTGAAGTTCGGCGCTATCGCGGCGATTCCGCCGCGATTCGGCTGCGTCGAAGCGACGCTTCGGACGCGATAGTCGTCGGTCGGGGGCTCTTTACCACTTTTGAGTATTAA
- a CDS encoding IS3-like element IS407 family transposase (programmed frameshift), producing the protein MKKRFTEQQIIGFLKEAEAGMPVKELCRKHGFSDASFYTWRAKFGGMEVSEARRLKGLEVENARLKKLLAEAMLDMEALKVVVKGKPLSPQAKREAVLAIREKVNISERRACRLVGLSRSVLHYDAKPDHENEVLAARLVKLAHERRRFGYRRLHALVEREGTHANHKRIYRLYREAGLAVRRRRKRHGVMIEREQLALPGAPNEVWSIDFVMDALSNGRRVKCLTVVDDFTKEAVDIVVDHGISGLYVARALDRAARFRGYPKAVRTDQGPEFTSRALDQWAYANGVTLKLIQAGKPTQNAYIESFNGKFRDECLNEHWFTTLAHARAVIAAWRQDYNEQRPHSALNYLAPSEFAAKHRATADAPAAFQELV; encoded by the exons ATGAAGAAGCGCTTTACGGAACAGCAAATCATCGGGTTTCTGAAGGAAGCCGAGGCCGGTATGCCGGTCAAGGAACTGTGCAGGAAGCATGGGTTCAGTGACGCGTCGTTCTACACCTGGCGCGCGAAGTTCGGCGGCATGGAAGTCTCGGAAGCCCGCCGGCTCAAGGGCCTCGAGGTGGAGAATGCCCGACTGAAGAAACTGCTGGCCGAAGCAATGCTCGATATGGAAGCGTTGAAGGTTGTCGTCAAGGGAAAGC CCCTGAGCCCGCAAGCCAAACGCGAAGCAGTGTTGGCGATTCGGGAGAAGGTCAACATCTCCGAGCGCCGCGCCTGCCGGCTTGTCGGGCTTTCTCGCAGCGTGCTGCATTACGACGCGAAGCCGGACCACGAGAATGAGGTGCTCGCGGCGCGTCTGGTGAAGTTGGCGCACGAACGTCGTCGATTCGGCTACCGCCGACTGCACGCCCTGGTGGAACGCGAAGGCACGCACGCCAATCACAAGCGCATCTATCGCCTGTACCGTGAGGCAGGGCTGGCTGTGCGGCGCCGTCGCAAGCGCCACGGCGTCATGATTGAGCGCGAGCAACTGGCATTGCCGGGCGCACCCAACGAGGTATGGTCAATCGATTTCGTGATGGATGCGCTTTCCAACGGCCGGCGCGTGAAGTGCCTGACCGTCGTCGACGATTTCACGAAAGAGGCTGTCGACATCGTCGTCGACCATGGCATCTCAGGTTTGTATGTCGCTCGGGCATTGGACCGTGCAGCTCGCTTCCGTGGCTATCCCAAGGCGGTGCGAACAGACCAGGGACCCGAATTTACGAGCCGCGCGCTTGACCAGTGGGCGTATGCGAACGGCGTCACGCTGAAGTTGATTCAGGCGGGCAAGCCCACGCAGAATGCGTACATCGAATCGTTCAACGGCAAGTTCCGCGACGAATGCCTTAACGAGCACTGGTTCACGACGCTCGCGCACGCTCGGGCAGTCATCGCGGCATGGCGTCAGGACTACAACGAGCAAAGGCCGCACAGCGCACTGAACTACCTTGCGCCGTCAGAGTTTGCGGCGAAACATCGGGCAACCGCGGACGCTCCTGCCGCTTTCCAGGAGTTGGTTTAA
- the cysT gene encoding sulfate ABC transporter permease subunit CysT, whose amino-acid sequence MTTFTFRKPSALPGFGVTLGITLAYLSLVVLIPLAATFLKTATLTWDQFVAATTSPRVLASYRLTFSAALGGALVNAVFGFLVAWVLVRYTFPLKRLVDAIVDLPFALPTSVAGISLAAVYAQNGWIGRYLAPLGIKVAFTPFGVLVALTFIGLPFVVRTVQPVLEDFEREQEEAAACLGASRWLTFRRVVLPAVTPALLTGFALAFARALGEYGSVIFIAGNVPMKSEITSLLIITKLEQYDYAGATALAVVMLVVSFVMLLLINTLQWYLQRRTSRGASGPTPAAHAATALGGAQ is encoded by the coding sequence ATGACGACGTTCACCTTCCGCAAGCCGAGCGCGCTGCCCGGATTCGGCGTGACGCTCGGCATCACGCTGGCCTATCTGAGCCTCGTGGTGCTGATCCCGCTCGCCGCCACCTTCCTGAAGACGGCCACGCTCACGTGGGACCAGTTCGTCGCCGCGACGACGTCGCCGCGCGTGCTCGCGTCGTACCGGCTCACGTTTTCGGCCGCGCTCGGCGGCGCGCTCGTGAACGCGGTGTTCGGCTTTCTCGTCGCATGGGTGCTGGTGCGCTACACGTTCCCGCTCAAGCGGCTCGTCGACGCGATCGTCGACCTGCCGTTCGCGCTGCCGACCTCGGTCGCGGGCATCTCGCTCGCGGCCGTCTACGCGCAGAACGGCTGGATCGGCCGCTATCTCGCGCCGCTCGGGATCAAGGTCGCGTTCACGCCGTTCGGCGTGCTCGTCGCGCTGACCTTCATCGGCCTGCCGTTCGTCGTGCGCACCGTGCAGCCCGTTCTCGAGGATTTCGAGCGCGAGCAGGAGGAGGCGGCCGCATGCCTCGGCGCGTCGCGCTGGCTCACGTTCCGCCGCGTCGTGCTGCCGGCCGTGACGCCCGCGCTGCTGACGGGCTTCGCGCTCGCGTTCGCGCGCGCGCTCGGCGAATACGGCTCGGTGATCTTCATCGCCGGCAACGTGCCGATGAAATCGGAAATCACGTCGCTGCTCATCATCACGAAGCTCGAGCAGTACGACTACGCGGGCGCCACCGCGCTCGCCGTCGTGATGCTCGTCGTGTCGTTCGTGATGCTGCTCCTCATCAACACGCTGCAGTGGTATCTGCAGCGTCGCACGAGCCGCGGCGCGAGCGGCCCGACGCCGGCCGCGCATGCGGCGACGGCCCTCGGAGGCGCGCAATGA
- the lexA gene encoding transcriptional repressor LexA — protein MIKLTARQQQVFDLIRRAIERSGFPPTRAEIAAELGFSSPNAAEEHLRALARKGVIELAAGASRGIRLLGIDDAPHQLTLPHAALMQLSLPLVGRVAAGSPILAQEHISQHYACDPALFSSKPDYLLKVRGLSMRDAGILDGDLLAVQKRTEAKDGQIIVARLGDDVTVKRLKRRPGGVELIAENPDYENIFVKAGSAEFALEGIAVGLIRPGEF, from the coding sequence ATGATCAAACTCACCGCCCGCCAGCAGCAAGTGTTCGACTTGATTCGTCGCGCGATCGAGCGCTCGGGCTTTCCTCCGACGCGCGCGGAAATCGCCGCCGAGCTGGGTTTCAGCTCGCCGAATGCGGCCGAGGAGCACTTGCGGGCGCTCGCGCGCAAGGGCGTGATCGAACTGGCGGCGGGCGCGTCGCGCGGCATCCGCCTGCTCGGCATCGACGACGCGCCGCATCAGCTGACGCTGCCGCATGCAGCGCTGATGCAGCTGTCGCTGCCGCTCGTCGGCCGTGTCGCGGCGGGCAGTCCGATCCTCGCGCAGGAGCACATCTCGCAGCACTACGCGTGCGACCCCGCGCTCTTCTCGAGCAAGCCGGACTACCTGTTGAAGGTGCGCGGCCTGTCGATGCGCGACGCCGGCATCCTCGACGGCGACCTGCTCGCCGTGCAGAAGCGGACCGAGGCGAAGGACGGCCAGATCATCGTCGCCCGGCTCGGCGACGACGTCACGGTCAAGCGCCTGAAGCGCCGGCCGGGCGGCGTCGAGCTGATCGCCGAGAACCCCGATTACGAGAACATCTTCGTGAAGGCCGGCAGTGCGGAATTCGCGCTCGAAGGCATCGCCGTCGGGCTGATCCGCCCGGGCGAGTTCTGA
- a CDS encoding sulfate/molybdate ABC transporter ATP-binding protein, whose protein sequence is MGITVRNLHKRFGEFAALDDVSLDFPAGELVALLGPSGCGKTTLLRVIAGLEHADSGQVVLQGLDVASVGARERQVGFVFQHYALFRHMTVFENVAFGLRVKPRRERPSEAAIRAKVHELLSLVQLDWLAQRYPSELSGGQRQRIALARALAVEPKVLLLDEPFGALDAKVRKELRGWLRRLHDDLHISTIFVTHDQEEALEVADRIVVLNHGRVEQVGSPQAVYDHPRSAFVYEFLGAANRLDGTVSGNGFVAHGAAQAIAVDADFAGPARAYVRPHDLELAAPHARAQGIAADVRRVVPLGGSVRVELAARSGEVLEAELDRNAWRALALDVGDALTAVPRAVRVFPAR, encoded by the coding sequence ATGGGCATCACCGTTCGTAATCTGCACAAACGCTTCGGCGAGTTCGCCGCGCTCGACGACGTCTCGCTCGATTTCCCCGCGGGTGAGCTCGTCGCGCTGCTCGGCCCGTCCGGCTGCGGCAAGACGACGCTGTTGCGCGTGATCGCGGGCCTCGAGCACGCGGATTCGGGGCAGGTCGTGCTGCAAGGGCTCGACGTCGCGTCGGTCGGCGCGCGCGAGCGGCAGGTCGGCTTCGTGTTCCAGCACTATGCGCTGTTCCGCCACATGACGGTGTTCGAGAACGTTGCGTTCGGGCTGCGCGTGAAGCCGCGCCGCGAGCGGCCGAGCGAGGCGGCGATCCGCGCGAAGGTGCATGAGCTGCTCTCGCTCGTGCAGCTCGACTGGCTCGCGCAGCGCTATCCGTCCGAGCTGTCGGGCGGGCAGCGGCAGCGGATCGCGCTCGCGCGCGCGCTCGCCGTCGAGCCGAAGGTGCTGCTGCTCGACGAGCCGTTCGGCGCGCTCGACGCGAAGGTGCGCAAGGAGCTGCGCGGCTGGCTGCGCCGGCTGCACGACGATCTGCACATCTCGACGATCTTCGTCACGCACGATCAGGAGGAGGCGCTCGAGGTGGCCGACCGGATCGTCGTGCTCAATCACGGCCGCGTCGAGCAGGTCGGCAGCCCGCAGGCGGTCTACGATCATCCGCGCAGCGCGTTCGTCTACGAGTTCCTCGGCGCGGCGAACCGGCTCGACGGCACGGTGAGCGGCAACGGTTTCGTCGCGCACGGCGCGGCGCAGGCGATCGCCGTCGACGCGGATTTCGCGGGCCCGGCGCGCGCGTATGTGCGCCCGCACGATCTGGAGCTCGCCGCGCCGCACGCGCGCGCGCAAGGCATCGCGGCCGACGTGCGGCGCGTCGTGCCGCTCGGCGGCTCGGTGCGGGTGGAGCTCGCCGCGCGCTCCGGCGAGGTGCTCGAGGCGGAGCTCGATCGCAACGCATGGCGCGCGCTCGCGCTCGACGTCGGCGACGCGCTGA